A window of the Aspergillus flavus chromosome 6, complete sequence genome harbors these coding sequences:
- a CDS encoding oxidoreductase FAD-binding protein, translated as MGTNSGNTTNTSVATCCLALIGALGKKVSFPNSQPYNNSINTYFSQQNSNLHPLCIVSPTTAQDVSTAIKIINSTPETPNFAIRSGGHAPFTGASNIANGITLDLRGLNSIKVSPDRTTASIGVGATWGDVYPHLDQLGLSVAGGRAGQVGVGGLTTGGGISYFSPRYGWTCDTVTNFEVVLANGTIVNANEHENPELLIALRGGSNNFGVVTRVDLKTFEQGPIWGGTVYHSVDTYQEQLEAFAGVNSAEGYDEYASLITSFGYSAQGKAVVNSIVYTKAEENPVVYRPFMAIPKLYSTVRIAGLHEIAMEQGSFSKVDKRQLTVVTTHRSTLPMLTAVYQHWDSSLESVEGIPGMVWAISLEPLPPAIYARNASRNALGLTDASGSLVVTLLSATWDDESDDEEVDKAARELFDNIDNDARKLGVYEPFVYLNYAAPWQDPISSYKSKNVQLLKRVSQDVDPKRVFQTNVPGGFKLPK; from the exons ATGGGAACTAACTCgggcaacaccaccaacacgAGTGTAGCAACCTGT TGCCTAGCCTTGATTGGCGCTCTCGGCAAAAAGGTCTCATTCCCAAACAGCCAACCCTACAACAACTCGATCAACACTTACTTCTCCCAACAAAACTCTAACCTCCACCCCCTTTGCATTGTTTCTCCAACGACGGCACAGGACGTGTCCACCGCCATcaaaataataaattcaaCCCCTGAAACTCCAAATTTCGCCATTCGCTCAGGCGGCCATGCCCCCTTCACCGGCGCATCCAACATCGCAAACGGAATCACTCTCGACCTCCGTGGCCTAAACAGTATCAAAGTAAGCCCCGATCGCACGACCGCCTCCATCGGCGTCGGCGCAACCTGGGGCGACGTCTATCCCCACCTCGACCAATTAGGCCTCTCAGTCGCAGGCGGTCGCGCAGGACAGGTAGGAGTTGGTGGCCTAACCACCGGCGGGGGGATCTCATATTTCTCTCCGCGGTACGGCTGGACCTGCGACACGGTGACTAACTTCGAAGTCGTCCTCGCTAACGGCACGATCGTCAATGCCAATGAGCATGAGAATCCAGAACTACTGATTGCGCTGCGTGGCGGATCAAATAACTTCGGAGTTGTCACGCGCGTAGACCTGAAGACGTTCGAACAGGGTCCTATCTGGGGCGGAACTGTATACCATTCTGTTGATACCTACCAAGAGCAGCTCGAGGCATTTGCGGGTGTGAATTCAGCAGAGGGGTATGATGAGTATGCGTCCCTGATCACCAGTTTCGGGTACTCGGCACAGGGCAAGGCCGTGGTGAATAGCATCGTGTATacgaaggccgaggagaatCCGGTGGTTTATCGCCCGTTCATGGCGATCCCGAAGCTGTATAGTACGGTGAGGATTGCGGGGTTGCATGAGATTGCGATGGAGCAGGGATCGTTCTCGAAGGTTGATAAGCG GCAGTTGACTGTAGTTACCACTCATAGGTCTACTCTTCCTATGTTGACTGCGGTTTACCAGCACTGGGATTCTAGTCTGGAGAGTGTTGAGGGTATTCCAGGTATGGTGTGGGCTATTTCTCTTGAACCATTGCCGCCAGCTATCTATGCCCGTAATGCCTCGAGGAATGCATTGGGTCTAACTGATGCGTCTGGTTCGCTGGTTGTGACACTTCTTAGCGCAACTTGGGACGACGAGtcagatgacgaggaagttGACAAGGCTGCACGCGAGCTTTTCGATAACATCGATAACGATGCACGCAAGTTAGGTGTCTACGAGCCATTCGTGTACCTCAACTATGCGGCGCCATGGCAGGATCCAATCTCTAGCTATAAGAGTAAGAATGTGCAGCTATTAAAGCGCGTGAGCCAGGACGTCGATCCGAAGAGGGTGTTCCAGACCAATGTACCTGGAGGATTCAAGCTACCGAAATAA
- a CDS encoding putative geranylgeranyl pyrophosphate synthase: protein MTQMCVLKLVLRSPSRWVVAYLQEFWSIFPPRYPTKEDLKEPECVLVNGVFQWKHALANGHQEENFSVPVKVAVAANGVRSSQAHGAVAVGTPPAKITDYKAVKAPYNYINTLPSKNIRETFIDALNSWLEVPAASSTSIKSIIGMLHHSSLMLDDIEDNSVPRRGSPTTHTLFGVGQTINSANYTFVCAFEELQKLQSPNAIGVFIEQLKNLHCGQGLDLYWKYNTHVPTADEYMTMIDHKTGGPFRLCVRLMQGESSGKTEHIDARRFVTLLGRYFQIRDDYQNLTSAEDLDEGKSSWPLIDCLTGSDPEQTMIKGILQHKGVGEMPMAMKRLILGKMRKGGALDSTFLLLQDMQEDILKELELLEAEFGSENPILELVLRRLCL, encoded by the exons ATGACACAGATGTGTGTGCTTAAGCTAGTTCTGCGTAGCCCCAGTAGGTGGGTTGTGGCT TATCTGCAAGAATTCTGGAGTATCTTCCCTCCACGTTACCCAACCAAAGAAGACTTGAAAGAACCGGAATGTGTGCTGGTCAACGGTGTCTTCCAATGGAAACATGCGCTGGCCAATGGTCACCAAGAAGAGAATTTTTCCGTACCTGTGAAAGTCGCAGTGGCAGCAAATGGCGTCAGGTCGTCTCAGGCCCATGGAGCTGTAGCCGTAGGGACACCACCAGCCAAAATAACTGATTACAAG GCTGTCAAAGCTCCCTACAACTACATTAACACCCTTCCCTCGAAAAATATTAGGGAGACCTTCATCGACGCCCTGAACTCTTGGCTAGAAGTCCCCGCGGCATCTTCAACGTCTATCAAATCTATTATCGGCATGCTCCACCATTCATCTCTCATGCTCGACGACATTGAGGATAATTCAGTTCCGCGTAGAGGAAGTCCTACCACTCATACTTTGTTTGGCGTGGGACAAACAATAAACTCAGCCAACTACACTTTTGTGTGTGCTTTCGAGGAACTCCAGAAGCTTCAGAGCCCAAACGCTATAGGGGTCTTTATCGAGCAGTTGAAGAACCTACACTGTGGACAGGGTCTGGACCTGTATTGGAAATATAACACTCACGTTCCCACCGCTGACGAGTACATGACCATGATTGATCATAAGACAGGCGGTCCCTTTCGATTGTGTGTTCGGCTGATGCAAGGCGAGTCTAGCGGGAAGACCGAGCACATTGATGCGCGCCGATTCGTCACATTACTTGGGCGCTATTTCCAAATCCGCGACGATTACCAGAACCTCACGTCAGCCGAA GACCTGGATGAGGGCAAGAGTTCGTGGCCGCTCATCGACTGTCTCACCGGCTCTGATCCCGAACAGACTATGATAAAGGGTATACTACAGCACAAAGGCGTTGGAGAGATGCCGATGGCTATGAAACGACTGATACTGGGAAAGATGAGAAAGGGAGGAGCCCTCGACTCCACTTTCTTGCTGCTCCAGGACATGCAAGAGGACATACTCAAGGAGCTGGAATTGCTTGAAGCTGAATTCGGGTCTGAGAATCCCATCCTCGAATTAGTTCTAAGGAGGTTGTGTCTGTGA